The genomic DNA CAGTTGCTCCTCCCCTGCCCCCTGCCCCCGCCCGTCCAGTTCCGGCACTGTGGTAATTGGTTTTGGCAACTGAGTTTCGGTAATTTAGTTTCGGCAACTGAGTTTTGGCAACTGGTCGCGGTCATGGGTCTAGTTTGGACAGCATCACTGCACAGGCTAAAAACGACTGAAAGCACTAAGATCCCTCAGCAATGGGGGATTTTTGCTTGGCAGCAGCGTTGGCTTCGCTAGCGGAGGAAGGGAAATCTTGCAGCTAAGCCTCAGCCGGTCTTGAGCCGATCGCCGTAATAGGATTTGTAATAATCTCCCCAGGTCTGGCTGTTGTAGGTGAGGTAGAGGGTGCGGCGGGGAGCCTGGGAGCGGTTGGGGGCGCTGTAGTGGGGCGTCAGGCTATGGAAGATCAGGAGGTCGCCGGGTTGGGTGCTAACCAAAACAGGATCGGTGGACTGAACAGCCGTTGGTGAAACGTCGCGAGGGTGGTCGGGTGGGGCAGGTAAACGGTGCTGATGCAGCCCTGGATACAGGACAATTGCTCCATTATCCGCATCGGCAGCATCGATCGCGACCTGAACTGAGAGCAGGGCGTCGGCAGGAACACCGAGCTGTTCCCAGTAGGCGTAATCCTGGTGCAAATCATAGCCCTTAGTCCCCGGCGGCTTCAGAATCAGTTTGTCCTTAAACAAAATCGGCTCGTCGTCAAACAAATCGCGCAAGACCTGGAGCAGGCGGGTGTCATACACCATTTGGCGAATCCTGTCCGATAGGTGAATCACAGGGTCGAGGCGATCGCGCACAATTTCGCCCGCCAGGTTAGTTCGCGTTGCGGCTTCGGGGATGTGTTGCGTAAAGAGGCTCTCCTGGGTACTGAGCCGATCGCACTCTGCGCTAAGCCGATCGATCTCCTCTTGCGAAAAGAAGTTGGGGAGTGTCAGGTACCCAGTTTCCCAATATTGCAGCCTTTGCTGGGTTTTAGATGAATTTATTGTGGATAGCATTATTTGGGGTGACATCATTTCAGAACTCCGATTTGTACCATTCCACCTGTTGCGTGGCGATCGTTAATCCTGCCCGTTCGTACAGCCGCTGACCCGCACCGTTCAGCAAGGCGAAACAGCCAAATGCACCTTTCCCCAGGCAAACTGCTTCCCTGCGAAGTGCTTCAACCGTTGCCTGACCAATGCCGTGTCGCCGCCACTCCGGATGAACGACCAGGTTTTTGAGGCGCAGCAGATCACCCACCTCCATTGCGCCGACCGTGCCACACACTTCACCATCTCGGCACACGAGGTAAACCCGCATAGCATCTGCCTCGCATTTGCGTCGCTCTAGCGCTACCCATTCCTCTGCATCTGTGATGTGTCCGTCGGGACCGACCTGAACGGCGCGATGCAGGTAAATCTTCTGCTGCCAGTCTTGCTCTGTAAGGACAGGGTGCAGCGATACCGCTGGAGTTTCCGATGAGCTGGGATGGAATAGATCAGTGTCGAGCAAACCCACTTCAACCTGGGGCAAATAGCCCTGGCTCTTCAGCGCATCCTCCAACACAGGTGCGTTGTTCTCAAGATAAATTCGGGGGGCTGTGCAGCCAAAGTGCTTTAGCCGAGTTTCCAGCCCAGCTAGCCAATGATGGG from Leptolyngbya ohadii IS1 includes the following:
- a CDS encoding GNAT family N-acetyltransferase — encoded protein: MTTHRPPLTSDRAVNSSIAPDLEKFVRLLLESDRLYFEAAAQISTYPGGSIAAMPDLTHIAAGCVAHRIIAEDIAEPHHWLAGLETRLKHFGCTAPRIYLENNAPVLEDALKSQGYLPQVEVGLLDTDLFHPSSSETPAVSLHPVLTEQDWQQKIYLHRAVQVGPDGHITDAEEWVALERRKCEADAMRVYLVCRDGEVCGTVGAMEVGDLLRLKNLVVHPEWRRHGIGQATVEALRREAVCLGKGAFGCFALLNGAGQRLYERAGLTIATQQVEWYKSEF
- a CDS encoding phytanoyl-CoA dioxygenase family protein, coding for MLSTINSSKTQQRLQYWETGYLTLPNFFSQEEIDRLSAECDRLSTQESLFTQHIPEAATRTNLAGEIVRDRLDPVIHLSDRIRQMVYDTRLLQVLRDLFDDEPILFKDKLILKPPGTKGYDLHQDYAYWEQLGVPADALLSVQVAIDAADADNGAIVLYPGLHQHRLPAPPDHPRDVSPTAVQSTDPVLVSTQPGDLLIFHSLTPHYSAPNRSQAPRRTLYLTYNSQTWGDYYKSYYGDRLKTG